The Bacteroidia bacterium genome includes the window TGAAAAATTATTTTTTTCATACTGTTTCAAAAAATAATTTTTCAACGATGTTTACCACCTCTTGTAAATGCTTAGAATCTGTTTCATCAAATGTAGAAAGCCGCTCACTGTCTACATCCAACACCATAAAAATTTCTTTTTTAGAATTGAAAATCGGCAACACAATTTCCGATTGAGAATCGGAACTGCAAGCAATATGTCCTGGAAACGCATTTACATCTTCCACTAAAATTATTTTTTTCTCCGACCAAGATTTCCCGCAAACACCTTTTCCATAAGCAATACGCGTGCACGCAACTGTTCCCTGAAAAGGACCTAAGACTAAATTATTTTCTTTCACAAAATAAAATCCAACCCAAAACCAATTCATGCCGTATTTCAACGCAGACGTGATGTTGGCGAGGTTTGCCAAAAAATCTTTTTCACCTTCTACCAACGCTTTTAGTTGTGGCAACAAGGATTGATAGCGTTCTGTTTTTGTATTTCCTGAAACAATGAGTGATTCTGACATAATTTATTTTACTTGTAAAATCGTCCGTCAAAAAAATATTTTTTGAAAGTCGTTTTTTACTTCTGTTTTTCTTTCAAAAACACAATAAAATCAGTAGCGGGAATTGTTGTTACGCCCAATTGTCGCATCATCGTAACCAATTGTCCGCGATGATAAGTGCTGTGGTTGATGCAGTGCATAATAATGTCGGCGTAGCTTTGCGAAAATTCATCTTGCTGCATATTTTTGTAAGTACAAGAGGCGTTCAACAATTCTTCGTTATTGGCAGTTACAAATTCAATCAAGTTTTTAGATGTTTCCAAACACTTATTGAGTGGCACATCTTGCTGGTATTTTGTGCTGGGCCAAGAGGTGATGGGCTCGCCATTCATGCGATTTAGCCAAACATATTCTGCATCCCACAGGTGAAAAAAAGTTTTTTTCAAGGTCGGGAAACTACTTTTTGATTCTACATTTAACAATGCTTTGTTTGAATTTAAAATGGTAACAATGCGCTGGTTTGCCCAGTGGTTATAGGTTACATATTGAAGTAAAAGTTGTTTCATAGCATCAAAAAACATTATTTATTAATATCCGAAAATGTCTTTCATCGTCAGAAAATTCACTTGTCCGTATTTCGCCAACGCTTTTAAATCCAATGCGTTTTTATCTCCCATCACAAGAATAGTATATTTTAATCCTTTTACATAATTTTTTTGAAAATTTTCAATGTCATTTAATGTGAGCGAAGGAACTTTCGCAAAAATATCGGAACGAATATCGTGATCTAATCCTAATTTTTGCGCATTTTCATAATTAAAAAGTATTTGCGCTCTTGTAATTCGCTCCGTTCTTATTTTCTGAAGAATGGCGTCTTTGGCTGCATTAAATTCTACTGGTGATTTTGGCAAGGTATCTAACAAATTCGTCATGCCTGCCATGGATTGTGGTAATTTGTCTGCTTGCGAACCGATGTACGAAAACATTAAATAATGTTTGTCTTTATTTTTTGGCGAGCTGTAATCGGAGTAAACAGAATACGCCAAAGCTTTCGATTCTCTCAAATCTTGGAATACAATCGAAGACATTCCGCCGCCAAAATATTCATTGAACATCGAAATTACTGGTGCTAATTTTTCATCGTACGTTCCGCCTTTTGATAAAATAATTATTTCCGCTTGTTTCATATCGTGATTCACCACATACACTTGATTAGTATTGTCTAATTCCTTGAATGGTGCAGGTTTTGGGACAGGACGAAGTGTTGCAGGCATTTGATGGTATTTATTAAGCGCCGTTGTAATTTCTTCCGTCGAAGATGATCCATAATACAAAATATGATGTTGATAGGATTCTAAGTTTTTGATAATTCCGGTAAGTGTATCCGGATTTATTTGTTGTAATTGTTGAGCCGATAAAATATTTGTGAATGGCGATTTAGCTCCGTAAACGCCGTAAGAGCGTAGGGCTCCAAACAAAATAGTGTTTTTGTCCTTTTTCTGATTTTCGCGTTCTTTCAATACATCGGAAACTAAATTATCCAAAGCTTCTTTATCCGATTTCGGGTCATTCAACAAGCTTTCGAACAATTGCAATGCTTTATCGAAATTTTCTGTCAATCCGTTTAAGCTCACATAAATTTCATCTTCCGCAGCATATACATTATAAGTGCAAGCTAATTTGTAAAATTCTTGTTGCACTTCTGCAGAGCTTAATTTGGAGGTTCCGAGGTATTTTAAATAACTGGTTACTAAATTTAAGCGATTGTCGTTATTGCTTCCCATATCAAAAACATAATACATGTCGAAAGTCTTATTTTCCTTGTTTTCGTTATAGAAAAGCGGCACATTATTTTTAATATGTGTTTGCACGATGTCTTTTTTATAATCAACAAATACGGGTTGAATAGGTTTTACCGGCATTGCTTCAATACGTTTCAAAAACGGCGATTCATCTTCACGATTCACCTGAACAGGTGTAATGTCTGGTTTTGTAACTTTCTCAATCGTGCTGTCCACACCTACACGTTTGTAAACAACTACGTAATTATTGCTGAAATGTGCATTCGCGAAATCAATAATTTGTTGTTTGGTAATTTTTGAAATACGATCAATTTGTTCCACCGCTTTTTCCCAACTTACTCCTTGTGTAAATGTTGACACGTATTCCATGGCGCGAGCATTATTGCTTTCTTCCGTTTTTGTTTCGTCTAATTTCATGTTCTCCACAACGGCTTGTGGCAGCCAATCTGGGAAATTTCCTTTTTTCAAATTCTCAATTTGATTGAGTAATAATTGAGTAGCTTGTTCCAAGGTTTGTCCATCTTTTGGTTCTGCCGTCAAAATTTCATCCGAATAATCTTTTCTGATTTCGAGATACGTACTTGCCGTCAATACTTTTTGTTGTTGTACTAAATTTAAGTCGATTAGTCCGGCTTTTGAATTGTACAAAATTTTATCAACCAACATAAGCATATCGGCATCTGCAGAATTCGCACCACCAAAACGAAAACCAATCATGGTATTAGGAGCTTCTGGACCCACTACATTTTTCACAATAGGTTTTGAAATTGTATCTTCTACTGGAGGAATGAATGTTGGCAATGCTTTGCGTTTCATCGAACCAAATTTTTCATCAATCATTCGGATTGTTTTATCTGGATCAAAATCACCAGAAAGGCAAATCGCCATATTGTTCGGAACATAATAGGTATGAAAATAATGAATGATTTTTTTTAACGATGGATTTTTTAAATCGTGAATCGTTCCAATCGTAGTTTGTGTTCCGTAAGGATGTTTGCGATACAAACCAGCACACAAAGCTTCGTAAGATTTTTCTCCGTCATCATCTAAATTTCTGTTTTTTTCTTCATAAACCGCTTCCAATTCAGTGTGAAACAAACGCATCACCGGATCGCTAAAACGATCGGCTTCGATGTCAATCCATTTCGCTACTTGGTTACTCGGAATATCATCTTCAAAAACAGTTTGTTCTACGGAAGTGAAGGCATTGGAGCCTTTTCCGCCAATAGAAGCCATCATTTTATCATACTCATTTGCAATTGCATAACCCGACGCTAAATAAGAAACACTGTCTATTTGATGATAAATTTTAGTGCGTTTTGTTTCGTCCGTTGTGTGACGATACACTTCAAAAAGCGTATCAATTTTATCAAGCAATGGTTTTTCTTTTGCGTAATCTTTCGTTCCGAAATGTTCTGTTCCTTTAAACAACATGTGCTCTAAATAGTGCGCCAATCCTGTTGCATCGTGCGGATCAAATTTACTTCCAGCTTTGGTTGTGATAAACGTTTGGATACGCGGCGCATTTTTATAAACACTCATATAAACGGTCAAGCCATTGTCTAAGGTGTAAATGCGTGTGTGCATCGGATCGTCCGAATACGTTTCGTATTTATATGTTTTTTCAGCTGTTTTCTGCGCGAAAACAATCGCGGAAGAGAAAATAAGAGCGACTAAAAAAGTGCTTCGTAAAAATTTTTTTTTCATGAATTTGTTGGGTGTTTAAAAATCAATTTCGAGATCAAATTGTTGTTTTAATTTATTGATAGCAGGATTTCGTTCTGCCATCCATTTAAATTTATCCTGTGCTGTATAAGGTTTGCGCTCTGTGTCGTCTTTATTAATCAGGACAGTTAATTGCAAAGCATAATTTTTTAATTCGGCTCTTAAAAATCCCAGCAAATTGGTTTTGTCTTCGTTCAAATTTTCTTCTTGCACTTTATTATCCACCGTAAATTCTAATTTGTTTTTTTCTGTTAGAATCGGTTTTTTATTCATCAGCGTAGTATAAATATTCATCCGATCTTTCTGATGCTTCAAGGCATAAGCATTCCACGCTTTTTCCAATGCTTCTATAGAAAAATTTTCTTCGGGTTGAGAAAATGTGCTTTCAAAATTTTTTTTTTCGGATGCAGTTTCGGCATTTTCTTTTTTTGCAGGATTTACAAATTGTGCAATAGAAGGTGCGCTGGCAATGGGAATATTTTTTTTCTCCGCTACTTTTTGAATAGGAATTTCTTTTTCAGATGGATAGTTTTTTATGGATTCTTCTTGTTTTTTTTCCGTTGTTACGGAAGGTTTTGGGGAAGAAGTAATTTCTGGATTTTTTAGTTCCGGTTTAAGAATGCTGTTTTTTTTTTCAGCGATTTCGTCGCCGCCACCAATCGAAGAAAGCTGCATCAGCGCGACTTCTATCTGTAAACGTTGATTTTTACTATTACGGTAATTCGTATCGCATTTACTGATAATGTTCAAGGCTTTCAGTAAAAAAGAAATGTCGCATTTTTCGGTTTGCGCTTTGTATTTATTTTTAATGTTATCGCTCACTTCCAGCAATTGCAAGGTAATTCCGTCTTTGCTCACCAATAAATTTCGAAAATGATCGCCCAATCCACTGATAAAATGATGTCCGTCAAATCCATTATTGATAATTTCATTGAAAATAATCAAGGTTGAAAAAATATTTTTTTCAACGATAAAATCCGTCAACTTAAAATAATAATCGTAATCCAAAATATTCAAATTGTCAATCACCGCCTTGTATGTAAGGTTGTTTCCGGCAAAACTGACAAGTTGATCAAACA containing:
- a CDS encoding GAF domain-containing protein yields the protein MSESLIVSGNTKTERYQSLLPQLKALVEGEKDFLANLANITSALKYGMNWFWVGFYFVKENNLVLGPFQGTVACTRIAYGKGVCGKSWSEKKIILVEDVNAFPGHIACSSDSQSEIVLPIFNSKKEIFMVLDVDSERLSTFDETDSKHLQEVVNIVEKLFFETV
- a CDS encoding DinB family protein, with the protein product MKQLLLQYVTYNHWANQRIVTILNSNKALLNVESKSSFPTLKKTFFHLWDAEYVWLNRMNGEPITSWPSTKYQQDVPLNKCLETSKNLIEFVTANNEELLNASCTYKNMQQDEFSQSYADIIMHCINHSTYHRGQLVTMMRQLGVTTIPATDFIVFLKEKQK
- a CDS encoding insulinase family protein; protein product: MKKKFLRSTFLVALIFSSAIVFAQKTAEKTYKYETYSDDPMHTRIYTLDNGLTVYMSVYKNAPRIQTFITTKAGSKFDPHDATGLAHYLEHMLFKGTEHFGTKDYAKEKPLLDKIDTLFEVYRHTTDETKRTKIYHQIDSVSYLASGYAIANEYDKMMASIGGKGSNAFTSVEQTVFEDDIPSNQVAKWIDIEADRFSDPVMRLFHTELEAVYEEKNRNLDDDGEKSYEALCAGLYRKHPYGTQTTIGTIHDLKNPSLKKIIHYFHTYYVPNNMAICLSGDFDPDKTIRMIDEKFGSMKRKALPTFIPPVEDTISKPIVKNVVGPEAPNTMIGFRFGGANSADADMLMLVDKILYNSKAGLIDLNLVQQQKVLTASTYLEIRKDYSDEILTAEPKDGQTLEQATQLLLNQIENLKKGNFPDWLPQAVVENMKLDETKTEESNNARAMEYVSTFTQGVSWEKAVEQIDRISKITKQQIIDFANAHFSNNYVVVYKRVGVDSTIEKVTKPDITPVQVNREDESPFLKRIEAMPVKPIQPVFVDYKKDIVQTHIKNNVPLFYNENKENKTFDMYYVFDMGSNNDNRLNLVTSYLKYLGTSKLSSAEVQQEFYKLACTYNVYAAEDEIYVSLNGLTENFDKALQLFESLLNDPKSDKEALDNLVSDVLKERENQKKDKNTILFGALRSYGVYGAKSPFTNILSAQQLQQINPDTLTGIIKNLESYQHHILYYGSSSTEEITTALNKYHQMPATLRPVPKPAPFKELDNTNQVYVVNHDMKQAEIIILSKGGTYDEKLAPVISMFNEYFGGGMSSIVFQDLRESKALAYSVYSDYSSPKNKDKHYLMFSYIGSQADKLPQSMAGMTNLLDTLPKSPVEFNAAKDAILQKIRTERITRAQILFNYENAQKLGLDHDIRSDIFAKVPSLTLNDIENFQKNYVKGLKYTILVMGDKNALDLKALAKYGQVNFLTMKDIFGY
- a CDS encoding DNA polymerase III subunit gamma/tau, which produces MENFVVSARKYRPVTFGTVVGQHSITTTLKNAIKNHHLAQAFLFCGPRGVGKTTCARILAKTINCFNITENIEACNECDSCKSFNTGNSLNVYELDAASNNSVDDIRSLVEQVYFAPQLGKYKIYIIDEVHMLSQAAFNAFLKTLEEPPPYAIFILATTEKHKIIPTILSRCQIFDFNRIQVDDIAKQLQHVADSEHITAEADALHVIAQKADGAMRDALSMFDQLVSFAGNNLTYKAVIDNLNILDYDYYFKLTDFIVEKNIFSTLIIFNEIINNGFDGHHFISGLGDHFRNLLVSKDGITLQLLEVSDNIKNKYKAQTEKCDISFLLKALNIISKCDTNYRNSKNQRLQIEVALMQLSSIGGGDEIAEKKNSILKPELKNPEITSSPKPSVTTEKKQEESIKNYPSEKEIPIQKVAEKKNIPIASAPSIAQFVNPAKKENAETASEKKNFESTFSQPEENFSIEALEKAWNAYALKHQKDRMNIYTTLMNKKPILTEKNKLEFTVDNKVQEENLNEDKTNLLGFLRAELKNYALQLTVLINKDDTERKPYTAQDKFKWMAERNPAINKLKQQFDLEIDF